The Staphylococcus carnosus genome has a segment encoding these proteins:
- a CDS encoding peptide ABC transporter substrate-binding protein has protein sequence MKKKLISFALMLGIAALVLSGCSQGGGIYDGKGQVYRSVLSQDMSTLDTVLATDTVSFNVYNQVYEGLYSLDKKDQAIPAIAKGMPKKSDGGKTLTIKMRKNAKWSNGDPVTANDFVYAWRKALDPQTASEYAYIMYDIKNAQKINEGKMPVNKLGAKALDKYTVQIKLNKPLPYFNQMLAFGTYMPQNEKVAKKYGKQYGTTADKAVYNGPFELTDWKVEDKILMKKNPKYWDKKAVKLDKINFKILKDQQAGASLYDTGSVDNTGITSEQVDKYKDSPALFKRLKASTFFLKMNEKEQPEFKNKDMRYAIAQSIDKKAYVDNVLGDGSKPFDGFTSKKTDILPDGKDYADLVKSPLKYNKSEAKTHLDKAKKALGKDQFTFTLNTEDTPSSKISAQFIKSQIEKNLPGVTVNIKQLPFKQRVTAELTMNYSMSLSGWGPDYPDPMTYLDTMTTGNAQNNTGWGSKKYDNMLKEANGPLLKKPNERINELKDAEEFMLSEAPVAPIYQQGAASLRNPQLKGIVYHEIGGETTLKHAYIDKSIDRETGKKKKDQ, from the coding sequence ATGAAGAAAAAATTAATTTCATTCGCCTTAATGCTTGGAATTGCAGCGTTAGTTTTAAGCGGGTGCAGCCAAGGCGGCGGTATTTATGATGGTAAAGGGCAAGTATATCGTTCAGTATTATCTCAAGACATGAGTACATTAGATACTGTTCTTGCGACAGATACTGTTTCATTCAATGTTTACAATCAAGTTTACGAAGGACTATATTCTTTAGATAAAAAAGACCAAGCTATTCCAGCAATTGCCAAAGGAATGCCTAAGAAAAGCGATGGCGGTAAAACTTTAACAATCAAGATGCGTAAAAATGCAAAATGGTCAAATGGTGATCCGGTTACCGCAAATGACTTTGTGTATGCTTGGCGTAAAGCATTAGATCCACAAACAGCTTCTGAATATGCTTATATCATGTATGATATTAAAAATGCACAAAAAATTAATGAAGGTAAAATGCCGGTTAATAAATTAGGTGCTAAAGCACTAGACAAGTATACAGTGCAAATTAAATTGAACAAGCCGTTACCATATTTCAACCAAATGTTAGCATTCGGTACATATATGCCGCAAAATGAAAAAGTTGCGAAGAAATATGGCAAACAATATGGAACAACTGCAGACAAAGCAGTATATAATGGTCCATTTGAACTTACTGATTGGAAAGTGGAAGACAAAATTTTAATGAAAAAGAACCCAAAATATTGGGATAAAAAAGCAGTTAAGTTAGATAAAATCAATTTCAAAATTTTGAAGGACCAGCAAGCAGGTGCATCTTTGTATGATACAGGTTCAGTAGATAATACTGGTATTACATCTGAACAAGTTGATAAATATAAAGATAGTCCAGCATTATTTAAACGCTTAAAAGCTTCTACATTCTTCTTGAAAATGAACGAAAAAGAGCAGCCTGAATTTAAAAATAAAGATATGCGTTATGCAATTGCACAATCAATTGATAAAAAAGCATATGTTGATAATGTATTAGGAGATGGTTCGAAACCATTTGATGGATTTACTTCTAAAAAGACAGATATTCTTCCAGATGGCAAAGACTATGCTGATTTAGTAAAATCACCACTTAAATATAATAAATCAGAAGCAAAAACACATCTCGATAAAGCGAAAAAAGCTTTAGGTAAAGACCAATTTACATTTACATTGAACACTGAAGATACACCAAGTTCTAAAATTTCAGCACAGTTTATCAAATCACAGATTGAGAAAAATCTGCCAGGGGTAACTGTGAATATTAAACAATTACCATTTAAACAACGTGTAACTGCAGAGTTAACAATGAATTACTCAATGTCATTATCAGGTTGGGGACCAGATTATCCTGACCCAATGACTTATTTAGACACAATGACTACTGGCAATGCTCAAAATAATACAGGTTGGGGCAGCAAGAAATATGACAACATGCTGAAAGAAGCGAATGGTCCATTATTGAAAAAACCTAATGAACGTATTAATGAACTAAAAGATGCTGAAGAATTTATGTTAAGTGAAGCACCAGTTGCACCGATTTATCAACAAGGTGCAGCAAGCCTTCGTAATCCTCAATTGAAAGGTATTGTATACCATGAAATTGGCGGAGAGACTACACTTAAACATGCCTATATCGACAAGAGTATTGATAGAGAAACAGGAAAGAAAAAGAAAGATCAATAA
- a CDS encoding ABC transporter ATP-binding protein, with product MKDNQNKDFEETSGALEKQNEIEREQSELNAQRQPAGDKEVLVSVKNLKQYFNVGKRNEVRAIEDISFDIFKGETFGLVGESGCGKSTTGKALIKLNDATSGEVYYEGVNIQDIKNRKDMLKFNKKIQMIFQDPYASLNPRLKVMDIIAEGIDIHKLAKSTKERKKRVYDLLETVGLNKEHANRYPHEFSGGQRQRIGIARALAVEPEFIIADEPISALDVSIQAQVVNLLLKLQREKNITFLFIAHDLSMVKYISDRIAVMHFGKIVEIGSADEIYNHPLHPYTQSLLSAVPQPDPESERTRTRITYKENAEENPNRSLQEIKPEHYVFVTDKEAEELKQRLKQTV from the coding sequence ATGAAGGATAATCAAAACAAAGATTTTGAAGAAACAAGCGGTGCATTAGAAAAACAAAACGAAATTGAAAGAGAACAATCAGAATTAAACGCACAACGTCAACCTGCTGGAGATAAAGAAGTATTAGTGAGTGTTAAAAATTTAAAACAATACTTTAATGTCGGAAAGCGAAACGAAGTTCGTGCAATCGAAGATATTTCTTTCGACATTTTCAAAGGGGAAACATTTGGTTTAGTTGGAGAATCTGGATGTGGTAAATCTACAACAGGTAAAGCATTAATTAAATTAAATGATGCAACAAGCGGAGAAGTGTATTACGAAGGGGTTAATATTCAAGATATTAAAAACCGCAAAGATATGTTGAAGTTCAATAAGAAAATTCAAATGATTTTCCAAGATCCATATGCTTCACTTAATCCAAGATTAAAAGTAATGGATATTATTGCAGAAGGCATTGATATTCATAAATTAGCAAAAAGTACAAAAGAACGTAAAAAACGAGTGTATGATTTGTTAGAAACAGTAGGATTAAACAAAGAACACGCCAATCGTTATCCGCATGAATTCTCAGGGGGACAAAGACAACGTATTGGTATCGCACGTGCATTAGCAGTTGAACCGGAATTTATTATTGCAGACGAACCGATTTCGGCATTAGACGTTTCGATTCAAGCACAAGTTGTTAACTTACTGTTGAAACTGCAACGTGAAAAGAATATTACATTCTTATTCATTGCGCATGATTTATCTATGGTTAAATATATTTCAGACCGTATCGCTGTAATGCACTTTGGGAAAATTGTGGAAATCGGTTCAGCGGATGAAATTTATAACCATCCTTTACATCCTTATACACAATCTTTGTTATCAGCGGTACCGCAACCTGATCCTGAAAGTGAACGTACAAGAACGCGTATTACTTATAAAGAAAACGCTGAAGAAAATCCGAATCGTTCTTTACAGGAGATTAAACCGGAACATTATGTATTTGTGACGGATAAAGAAGCGGAAGAATTGAAACAAAGATTAAAACAAACGGTGTAA
- a CDS encoding ABC transporter ATP-binding protein — MAERILEVNDLHVSFDIDAGEVQAVRGVDFYLDKGETLAIVGESGSGKSVTTKALTKLFQGDVGRIKKGKINFLGEDLVEKPESELIKLRGKDISMIFQDPMTSLNPTMQIGKQVMEPLMKHRGYNKSQAKKRALEILNMVGLPNAKERFKAYPHQFSGGQRQRIVIATALACEPKVLIADEPTTALDVTMQAQILDLMKELQKKIDTSIIFITHDLGVVANIADRVAVMYGGQMVETGDVDEIFYDPQHPYTWGLLSSMPDLETGTDTELVAIPGTPPDLLHPPKGDAFAARSQYALGIDFKEAPPWFQVSPTHFVKSWLLDERSPKVQPPELVVRRQREMPNKFEHAERVERVAFNEG, encoded by the coding sequence ATGGCAGAAAGAATATTAGAAGTGAACGACTTGCATGTCTCCTTTGATATTGACGCAGGAGAAGTGCAAGCAGTTCGAGGCGTAGACTTTTATTTAGACAAAGGGGAGACACTCGCAATTGTGGGTGAATCTGGTTCTGGTAAGTCTGTGACAACAAAAGCTTTGACAAAATTGTTCCAAGGCGATGTTGGACGAATCAAGAAAGGTAAAATCAACTTCTTAGGAGAAGACTTAGTTGAAAAGCCGGAAAGTGAATTAATTAAATTAAGAGGAAAAGATATTTCAATGATTTTCCAAGATCCGATGACTTCATTGAATCCTACAATGCAAATTGGGAAACAAGTCATGGAACCACTTATGAAACATCGCGGCTATAATAAATCACAAGCTAAAAAAAGAGCACTGGAAATTCTAAATATGGTTGGATTGCCAAATGCAAAAGAACGTTTTAAAGCATATCCTCACCAATTCTCTGGTGGACAAAGACAGCGTATCGTAATCGCTACAGCGCTTGCTTGTGAACCGAAAGTATTAATCGCAGATGAACCGACAACAGCTTTAGACGTTACAATGCAAGCTCAAATTTTAGACTTAATGAAAGAGCTGCAAAAGAAAATTGATACATCCATTATCTTTATTACACATGACTTAGGTGTTGTTGCAAACATTGCTGACAGAGTGGCTGTAATGTATGGAGGTCAAATGGTAGAAACGGGAGATGTTGATGAAATTTTCTATGATCCGCAACATCCTTATACTTGGGGACTGTTATCTTCAATGCCTGATTTAGAAACTGGTACTGACACAGAACTTGTCGCTATTCCAGGTACACCGCCTGACTTATTGCATCCGCCAAAAGGTGATGCATTTGCAGCGAGAAGCCAATATGCTTTAGGTATTGATTTTAAAGAAGCACCTCCGTGGTTCCAAGTTTCACCAACACATTTTGTAAAATCATGGTTGTTAGATGAACGTTCTCCTAAAGTACAACCACCTGAACTGGTTGTGAGACGTCAAAGAGAAATGCCGAATAAATTTGAGCACGCTGAACGTGTAGAAAGGGTGGCGTTCAATGAAGGATAA
- the opp3C gene encoding oligopeptide ABC transporter permease, producing MAENKEHLHGDYSNAALTHTTDGENAPDFLLVEQDIEREPEIQRESKNFWQDAWSQLRRNKLAVIGMIGLILIIIMALVGPLMSGHDYAEQDVDRRNLPAKIPVLDKIPFLPFDGQGADGTNAYKDAGVKENFWFGTDQLGRDLWSRTWQGAQVSLFIGVVAAALDIFIGVVYGAISGFFGGRIDDVMQRIIEIIASIPNLIVVILFVLIFEPSIWTIIIAMAITGWIGMSRVVRGEFLKLKGQEFVLASRTLGASKTKLIFRHILPNTLGAIVVTSMFTVPSAIFFEAFLSFIGIGVPAPKTSLGSLVNDGRAMLLIHPHELFIPALILSLLILFFYLFSDGLRDAFDPKMRK from the coding sequence ATGGCAGAAAACAAAGAACATTTGCATGGAGACTATTCCAATGCAGCACTTACACATACTACTGACGGTGAAAATGCTCCAGATTTTTTACTCGTTGAACAAGATATTGAAAGAGAACCGGAAATTCAACGTGAAAGCAAAAACTTCTGGCAAGATGCTTGGAGTCAGTTAAGACGTAATAAATTAGCAGTTATCGGTATGATCGGCTTAATACTTATTATCATTATGGCATTGGTTGGGCCGTTGATGAGCGGTCATGATTATGCTGAACAAGATGTAGACCGCCGTAACTTACCAGCTAAAATTCCAGTACTTGATAAAATTCCATTTTTACCATTTGATGGACAAGGTGCAGATGGAACAAATGCTTATAAAGATGCAGGAGTAAAAGAAAACTTCTGGTTCGGTACAGACCAATTAGGTCGTGATTTATGGTCACGTACATGGCAAGGTGCTCAAGTTTCACTATTTATCGGTGTAGTAGCTGCAGCACTAGATATTTTCATAGGGGTAGTATATGGCGCAATATCCGGTTTCTTCGGAGGCAGGATTGACGATGTCATGCAAAGGATTATAGAAATCATCGCTTCTATACCAAACTTGATTGTCGTAATTCTCTTCGTATTAATTTTCGAGCCATCTATTTGGACAATTATTATTGCGATGGCAATTACAGGGTGGATAGGAATGAGCCGTGTGGTTCGTGGTGAATTCTTAAAATTAAAGGGACAAGAATTTGTTTTAGCATCTCGTACATTAGGTGCTTCAAAAACAAAATTGATTTTTAGACATATCTTACCAAATACATTAGGTGCGATTGTAGTTACATCAATGTTTACAGTACCAAGTGCAATTTTCTTCGAAGCCTTCTTAAGTTTCATCGGTATTGGTGTACCAGCTCCGAAGACTTCATTAGGTTCTCTTGTAAATGATGGGCGTGCGATGTTATTGATTCATCCGCATGAATTATTTATTCCAGCACTTATTTTAAGTTTATTAATTTTATTCTTTTACTTGTTTAGTGATGGATTGCGTGATGCATTCGATCCGAAAATGCGTAAATAA
- the opp3b gene encoding oligopeptide ABC transporter permease: MFRYILKRFGYMLISLFIIMTITFFLMKLMPGSPFNDAKLSADQKEILNETYGLNDPVIVQYLHYLKNVVTGDFGVSFQYHNQPVWDLIQPRLIPSMEMGLTAMVIGVILGLILGVAAATKQNTWVDYSSTVISVIAVSVPSFVLAVLLQYVFSVRLRWFPVAGWEGISTAILPSLALSASVLATVARYIRAEMIEVLSSDYILLARAKGNSMMRVLFGHALRNALIPVITIIVPMLAGILTGTLTIENIFGVPGLGDQFVRSIQTNDFSVIMATTLLFSTLFIVSIFIVDILYGIIDPRIRVQGGKK, translated from the coding sequence ATGTTTAGATATATACTCAAACGTTTTGGATATATGCTGATTTCTTTGTTCATTATTATGACTATCACTTTCTTCTTAATGAAATTGATGCCAGGTTCACCATTTAATGATGCAAAGTTAAGTGCAGACCAAAAGGAAATTTTAAACGAGACATACGGTTTAAATGATCCAGTCATTGTACAGTATCTGCATTATCTTAAAAATGTTGTGACAGGAGATTTCGGGGTGTCATTCCAATATCATAACCAACCGGTTTGGGATTTAATTCAACCTCGTTTAATTCCATCAATGGAAATGGGATTAACGGCAATGGTTATTGGAGTTATTTTAGGATTAATTTTAGGGGTTGCTGCTGCAACGAAACAAAATACTTGGGTGGACTACTCTTCTACAGTTATTTCAGTTATTGCTGTATCAGTTCCATCATTCGTTTTAGCAGTGTTATTACAATATGTTTTCTCAGTAAGATTAAGATGGTTCCCAGTAGCAGGTTGGGAAGGGATTTCAACTGCCATCTTGCCATCACTTGCACTTTCAGCGAGCGTACTTGCGACAGTCGCACGATACATACGGGCGGAAATGATCGAAGTGTTGAGTTCGGACTACATTTTATTGGCAAGAGCTAAAGGTAATTCTATGATGCGTGTACTTTTCGGTCATGCACTTAGAAATGCACTTATTCCAGTTATTACAATAATCGTTCCGATGTTAGCAGGTATTTTAACAGGGACACTAACAATCGAGAACATCTTCGGCGTTCCAGGACTAGGGGATCAATTCGTTAGATCGATTCAAACGAACGACTTCTCTGTCATTATGGCCACTACACTTTTATTCAGTACGTTATTCATTGTATCGATTTTCATTGTAGATATTTTATATGGAATTATCGATCCGCGTATTAGGGTGCAAGGAGGTAAAAAATAA
- a CDS encoding DUF3899 domain-containing protein, which yields MNKYIQWLIWVLFAPIISLIIWGFRTHTWSNYIDILFIVSMILFIAGFVVILVQDGIFDATSYGFRRIRYQMGGKKHRKAWENDEFMNPKQAKRDFYLVEAWAKRMTIINAILILLCLCAIFTF from the coding sequence ATGAATAAATATATACAATGGTTAATTTGGGTGTTATTTGCACCTATCATAAGTTTAATAATATGGGGTTTCAGAACACATACCTGGTCAAATTACATAGATATCTTATTTATCGTAAGTATGATTTTATTTATAGCAGGCTTCGTGGTAATTCTGGTTCAAGACGGTATTTTTGATGCGACAAGCTATGGATTTAGACGGATTCGTTATCAAATGGGAGGAAAAAAGCACCGTAAAGCTTGGGAAAATGATGAATTTATGAACCCTAAGCAAGCAAAAAGAGACTTTTATTTGGTAGAAGCATGGGCGAAAAGAATGACGATTATCAATGCGATATTAATACTTTTATGTTTATGCGCAATATTTACTTTTTAG
- a CDS encoding MFS transporter: MHQLNQLSRTLKARMLCDFLLTLSSSAILPFIALYLITMINAVFAGIFLMATVIIGFIVSFIGGYVSDHFERKKVISFVHGIYTVCLVILIISVNMHGIGLILFCITFFIFSITNSFEMPILEAAIMDAIQVQHRDFIYRFFYWMNNIAMAIGMLIGAALYAEHRHLLFGLFLAANLISWYVFVFIYDVQQKFANHDSLDSVVKKFLHGYVQAFKNKPYIILMLAFSFVFMAEASLDTYVVVRLQKTFDPISFLGIRIDGVRIFTLIMIVNTVTVAFLTFYVNRLMESYSKKAIFVIGIFCYTFGYIIITSANVLFFILVFAFIATIGEIIYSPIYNSERFALTPEHARGVYSSIGSLGFTTAKILAQLGLVISTFLTPWMMSIYTGVIVLIGFVLMYLVLFKMPKVQQVKE; the protein is encoded by the coding sequence GTGCATCAATTGAATCAACTTTCTAGAACATTAAAAGCAAGAATGCTGTGTGATTTTTTACTCACACTTTCAAGTTCTGCGATTTTACCCTTTATAGCACTATATCTAATTACTATGATTAACGCTGTTTTTGCAGGTATTTTCTTGATGGCGACTGTTATCATCGGATTTATAGTGTCGTTTATCGGCGGTTATGTGTCTGATCACTTTGAACGTAAAAAAGTAATCAGTTTTGTCCACGGTATTTATACAGTGTGTTTAGTGATTCTTATAATCTCCGTAAATATGCATGGTATTGGATTGATCTTGTTTTGTATCACCTTCTTTATTTTTTCCATTACCAATTCATTTGAAATGCCTATTTTAGAAGCAGCAATTATGGATGCTATTCAAGTTCAACACCGTGACTTTATTTATCGTTTCTTCTATTGGATGAACAATATCGCTATGGCAATTGGTATGTTGATAGGTGCTGCATTGTATGCTGAGCATCGTCATTTACTGTTTGGTTTGTTTCTTGCTGCGAATTTGATTAGTTGGTATGTGTTTGTATTCATTTATGATGTGCAACAGAAATTTGCAAATCATGATTCGTTGGATTCTGTAGTTAAAAAGTTTCTGCATGGATATGTACAAGCCTTCAAAAACAAACCCTATATTATCTTGATGTTAGCATTTAGTTTTGTATTTATGGCAGAAGCTAGTTTAGATACATACGTCGTTGTACGTCTACAAAAGACATTTGACCCGATATCATTTTTAGGGATTAGAATTGATGGAGTACGTATTTTCACATTAATCATGATTGTAAATACAGTCACAGTTGCATTCTTAACCTTTTATGTTAATCGTTTGATGGAAAGTTATTCGAAGAAAGCGATATTTGTGATTGGAATTTTTTGCTATACCTTCGGCTATATTATAATCACATCAGCTAATGTCTTATTTTTTATTTTAGTTTTTGCATTTATTGCAACGATTGGCGAAATAATTTATTCGCCAATATATAACTCAGAAAGATTTGCATTAACACCAGAACATGCTAGAGGTGTGTATAGTTCAATCGGTTCATTAGGTTTTACTACTGCAAAAATACTTGCTCAATTAGGATTGGTAATTAGTACATTTTTAACCCCTTGGATGATGTCAATCTATACTGGTGTGATTGTATTAATCGGATTTGTTTTAATGTATCTTGTGCTGTTTAAAATGCCGAAGGTACAACAAGTTAAAGAATAA
- the fabF gene encoding beta-ketoacyl-ACP synthase II — protein sequence MSKEQRVVITGLGALSPLGNDAKTSWENALNGVNGIDEITRIDTSDYNVHLGGELKDFNIEDYIEKKEARRMDRFTQYAVVAAREAVKDAKLDINDTNANRIGVWIGSGIGGMETFEVAHSQLLNRGPRRVSPFFVPMLIPDMATGQVSIDLGAKGPNGSTVTACATGTNSIGEAFKIIQRGDADAMITGGSEAPITHMAIAGFSASRALSTNDDKETACRPFQEGRDGFVMGEGAGVLVIESLESAQARGAEIYAEIVGYGSTGDAYHITAPAPEGEGGSRAMQAAMDDAGIQPSDVQYLNAHGTSTPVGDLNEVLAIKNTFGDAANNLKVSSTKSMTGHLLGATGGLEAIFSALSIRDSKIAPTIHAVTPDPECDLDFVPNEAQDLDITYAMSNSLGFGGHNAVLVFKKFED from the coding sequence ATGAGCAAAGAGCAACGCGTTGTAATTACAGGACTAGGCGCATTATCTCCACTAGGTAATGATGCGAAAACTTCATGGGAAAATGCCTTGAACGGTGTTAATGGTATTGATGAAATTACACGCATCGATACATCTGATTACAATGTTCACTTAGGCGGAGAATTAAAAGATTTTAATATTGAAGATTATATCGAGAAAAAAGAAGCACGTCGTATGGATCGTTTTACACAATATGCAGTCGTTGCTGCACGTGAAGCGGTTAAAGATGCTAAATTAGATATCAATGATACGAATGCAAATAGAATTGGTGTATGGATTGGTTCAGGTATCGGCGGAATGGAAACATTCGAGGTTGCACACAGCCAATTACTTAATCGCGGTCCTCGTCGTGTCAGCCCATTCTTTGTACCAATGTTAATCCCTGATATGGCTACTGGACAAGTTTCTATCGATTTAGGTGCAAAAGGGCCGAATGGTTCTACTGTTACAGCTTGTGCAACAGGTACTAACTCAATCGGTGAAGCATTTAAAATCATTCAACGTGGCGATGCAGACGCTATGATTACAGGTGGCAGTGAAGCACCTATTACACATATGGCTATTGCTGGTTTCAGTGCGAGCAGAGCACTTTCTACAAATGATGATAAAGAAACAGCTTGTCGTCCATTCCAAGAAGGCCGTGACGGCTTTGTAATGGGTGAAGGTGCAGGCGTTTTAGTAATTGAATCATTAGAATCAGCTCAAGCACGCGGTGCTGAAATCTATGCAGAAATTGTAGGTTATGGTTCAACAGGCGATGCATACCATATTACCGCTCCAGCTCCAGAAGGTGAAGGCGGTTCACGTGCAATGCAAGCAGCTATGGATGATGCAGGTATCCAACCATCAGATGTACAATATTTAAATGCACATGGTACAAGTACACCAGTAGGTGACTTAAACGAAGTGCTTGCAATTAAAAATACATTCGGTGATGCAGCGAATAACTTGAAAGTCAGCTCAACTAAATCAATGACAGGTCACTTATTAGGGGCTACAGGTGGTTTAGAAGCAATCTTCTCAGCGTTATCAATTCGTGATAGCAAAATTGCACCGACAATTCATGCAGTAACTCCAGATCCAGAATGTGATTTAGATTTCGTACCTAACGAAGCGCAAGATTTAGATATTACTTATGCAATGAGTAACAGTCTTGGATTTGGCGGACACAATGCTGTATTAGTATTTAAAAAATTCGAAGACTAG
- a CDS encoding beta-ketoacyl-ACP synthase III — protein sequence MDVGIKGFGTYVPEKVVDNAYFETFLETSDEWISKMTGIKERRWAGEDQETSDLAYEASVKAIKDAGIKPEDIDMVIVATSTGDFPFPTVANMLQERLGLGKVATMDQLAACSGFMYSLITAKQYIASGDYQNILVVGVDKLSKITDMTDRSTAILFGDGAGAAVIGEVSEGRGIMSYEMGSDGSGGKYLYLNPENGKIFMNGREVFKFAVRIMGEASRNVVEKAGITADDVDMFVPHQANIRIMESARERLGIPKEKMSVSVNKFGNTSAASIPLSIGQELENGRIKDDDVLVLVGFGGGLTWGAITLRWGK from the coding sequence ATGGACGTGGGTATTAAAGGTTTCGGAACTTATGTTCCGGAAAAAGTTGTAGACAATGCCTATTTTGAAACTTTTTTAGAAACTTCAGATGAATGGATTTCTAAAATGACAGGAATTAAAGAACGCAGATGGGCAGGAGAAGATCAAGAAACATCAGATCTTGCATATGAAGCTAGCGTTAAAGCAATTAAAGATGCAGGTATAAAACCTGAAGATATAGATATGGTTATCGTTGCGACTTCAACAGGAGATTTTCCATTTCCAACAGTAGCCAACATGCTTCAAGAGCGTCTTGGACTAGGTAAAGTAGCAACAATGGATCAACTTGCAGCTTGTTCAGGATTTATGTATTCATTGATTACTGCTAAGCAGTACATAGCATCAGGCGATTATCAAAATATTTTAGTCGTTGGTGTAGACAAATTATCTAAAATCACAGATATGACAGACCGTTCAACAGCTATTCTTTTTGGTGACGGTGCTGGTGCAGCAGTCATCGGAGAAGTGTCAGAAGGACGCGGTATCATGAGTTATGAAATGGGCTCTGACGGCAGTGGCGGTAAATATTTATACTTGAACCCTGAAAACGGTAAAATATTTATGAATGGTCGTGAAGTATTTAAATTTGCGGTACGTATTATGGGAGAAGCTTCACGTAATGTTGTTGAGAAAGCTGGTATAACTGCTGATGATGTAGATATGTTTGTTCCTCACCAAGCGAATATCAGAATTATGGAATCAGCTAGAGAACGTTTAGGAATCCCTAAAGAGAAAATGAGCGTTTCAGTAAATAAATTTGGTAATACTTCAGCGGCATCTATTCCGTTAAGTATCGGCCAAGAACTTGAAAACGGCAGAATCAAAGATGATGATGTCTTGGTTCTTGTTGGTTTCGGCGGCGGCCTGACTTGGGGCGCAATTACACTAAGATGGGGAAAATAG
- a CDS encoding YjzD family protein, translating to MRYIMVLFWSVLLLEMVNFVLNSLAGGGKLNFIIPLVFAVIFTIVVAILDVLMKPVKNSTSVEDSKQ from the coding sequence ATGAGATACATTATGGTACTATTCTGGTCAGTATTGTTGCTTGAAATGGTAAACTTCGTATTAAATAGTTTAGCAGGCGGCGGCAAATTGAATTTTATTATCCCACTTGTATTTGCGGTTATCTTCACAATTGTAGTTGCAATTTTAGATGTGCTTATGAAGCCGGTTAAAAATTCAACTTCTGTGGAAGACAGCAAGCAATAA